A window of Gimesia sp. genomic DNA:
GCTTCAATGTCTGCTGAGAAGAACGCGGTCCCTGCCGACTCCGGTCAAATTGAAACATTCACCCCCGCGACCAGCCTGCGTTTGATCGCCCGCTACCTGCCCGAATTCGCATCAGCGAACGGCGGCTCGCTGATGTTCAACCGCTGGCGACACGAATCCGATTTCCGTGCCGTCGGGCAACGCTCGAAGTTCGGTCTCAATCCGGAGCGTGGCGTTTATTTCCGCCCGCAAGCACCGCGACCCAAAGTCGAGCAACTCCAGGCCGAATCCACCGCGTTCGTTAAATGGCTCAGTCGCCCTGAATCCTTACCGGGGAACCGTTATACGCTGCAATTCCCCGCCCGCTTTCTCCCTCTCACCGAAGACGTCAAAGGCCACCGTCGTGCGATGCCCAACGCGAGAGGCTTCACAGCCCTTTCCAATTATGGCAAAGTCCTCTCCTATATCAGAAGCGAAATCAGCAGCCGCAAGCGGAGCATTGATACGGAAAACTTCATGAACGGCAACGGCTCCAGTCGTTCCAAATCTGGTGGCGGTGGTGGTATCGGCGGCGGTCTCTATATCGGCTCCCCCAATAATGGCACCACAAACACCAAAGAAAAACCGGAATCGAAAAACAGTAAGCCCTCTGCAAAAGTACTCAAGTATCGTCAGGAAATTGAAGATCTGACGCGTCTCTTAAACTACGTTGAAAGTGCGCAACAGAACTTTTATCTGCACCATATCAGCAACGATTATGGCTTCACCAACCTGCAGGGCAATCTCCAGGCGTATGGCAACAACGATCTCGAAGTCATCCGTTTACAGAAGATCTACGAACCCATCTTCACCGTACTGCATCTGAGTCACCAGATCGTCCTTCCCCAGTCTCTCAACCTCGAACCTGGTCGGCGCGACTGGCCCATCGAACTCGAATTCCACATCACAGGCGCCTCCTCCCGGGAGACACCGGTCCAACGCCTCGATCCTGAGATCACAGGCAAATACAGCGAAGAGCTTAAACTAGAGGATCACGGCAAATACGTCGTCTTCAATGTCGAAATCAAAGGGGCCTGGCTCATCGACCAGAAAACAGGCCTGCGATCTCACGCACTGAACCTCGTTCCCCTTACCGAAAAACAAACGGAAAAATAAACTCCGAAGCTGAAAGTGCCTCAGCTTCTAATCGAGACGGGACCGTGAAGGGTGCCCCCGTCTCGATTTTTTTCTCCTCTCTCAATCCGCTGTCTGTTCCCGCGAATGACTTTCCAGAAACGCGATCAGGTCCCGCAACTCGCGATCCGTCAACGCATGCACCAGACCCTGGGGCATGAAGGAAACCGGCGACTCGACAATCGCCTCCACATCATCGCGATCAAACGTCTTGTTCTGACCGTGGGCATCGCGAATCGTCTCCTTCACGTACGACCGCAGCCGGATCCCCGTAAACGTCCGCCCGTCCGTCAGAATGATTGTTCGCGGCTGATATTCCGGAGCCATCTCCCGGCTCGGTTCGAGAATCGAACGCAACAGCCACGCCCGGTCCTGCCGATCCCCCAGGCTGCTCAAGTCAGGCCCCACCACATTCCCGCGACCACTGTGTCGATGACAGTGAGCACAGTTCGTCAGTCGGGAATGATGAAACAGTCGCCTTCCACTCTCCACATCCGCCGCCCCCTGAACCCCTTCAACCGCTTTCAGCCACGCACTGGTATCGGTCAGAGCAGGGCGGTCCGTCTTGAGGGCACCCGGATTCACGGCCGCCTGGAACGCATCCTTTGAATCGGGATGCGCTTTCGCCAGCGTCTTTATTTGTTTCTTCTGCGCATCGGTCAGTTGCATCGAACGCAGACACCGCAGCGCCTCTTCACGAACCACCTGGTCGGAAGAATCGGCCAGCTTGAGCATCAACCCGACCTGCTGTTCCGCCAGCGGCGCCAGCCCCGCAATCGCTTCGGCCCGCAGGATCGAATCCTGTTTGGGATCCGCGGCCAGCTGCGCCAGGATCTTCTGTGACACAATCGGATTCCCCGACAGCGTCCGCACCGCTTCCAGCGACAACTCCGCATCATTCACCGCCAGCAGTTCTTCCAGCATCGCCAGCGTCAGCCCCTTGGGGAACTGTGTCACCACCTGCTGTCCCGCTTTCGGAGCAGACCGCGACTGCGTTGGCAGCATCCGCAAGGCGTACGCCCGAATCTGCGGGGCACTCTGTTTGTCCTTCACGCGGGCCAGCAGCATCTCCGGATTCCGCACGCCGTCCAACGCCTTGCCATTCAACGTGTTCCACGCCGCAATCGCTGCTTCAAACCGCTGATAATCCAGATCACTCTGTGCCAGCACCTGTTCCACATCAGGCAGATACACTTTCAAACCCTTGTCCGAAATCCAGCGGATCGTCTCGAACTGCACGTCCGCATTCTTGTCCTTCAGGAAGACCGGAATCCACGTTGCCGACTCCGCCTGGGCCAGCTGCAGCGCCAATACCGCCTGCACCCGTTCCGCAGGCGACCACTTCATGACCTCCGCGGGCGTCCACTTTGACGCTTTATGAGACAACGCCACCAGGGCCGCCCGGGCCACAAAGGGATCCTCGTTCTGTGCCAGCTTCAATAGTTCCTTCACGGATTGGGTCGCATGTCCGCTCCGCAGATCCGCGGCCAGCTTCGCCTCTTTCGTCGGCGGTTCCAGTTCCAGCGGCCCCACCCAGTCGGCTTTCGTCAGGTCAATCTCGAGCTTCCACACCCGCCCGTAACCATGCGCCTGGTACCGTCCATCAACCCAGTCACACAGATACCAGGTCATGACCGGCTGATTCTCTTTAGGAGAAGCCCCGTCCCGTGGGGCGGCCCCGACCCTTGGGTCGGCTGCGATACAACTCGGTCGAAAATAACGGCCCCCTTTTACAATCGTGATCGGCTTCGAGGTGAAACTCGCTCCCTGTTGCGTGAGCGGAAAAAAGTCGACGCTGTGATCGCCCCACGAAGGGACCAGCAGACCTCGGCCCAGCGGTGCGATCCCACACGGTGCTTCACCCGAAGGATGAATCATCGGCAGCGTGCCCCGCAGTTCGCCATTCCAGGCCACAAACGGATGATGGGCTTCCGAACCGTATCCCCGCTCGTACCCATAATCGCCCCCTTCGACAATATGCAGCACGCGACACGGCGGCCGTTCACCGGGATCATTCTCCGCAGCGAAAATCTCACCATCCGCCCGCACACAGATACCAAACGGATTCCAGAATCCCTCCGCAATCCGCTTCAGCTGTTTGCCGTCTGCAGTACAACGGAAGATGCCCCCTTTGCCCGCGCCGGTAATCTTCGTCCCGTCGGTCCCCGTCAGCGTCCAGTCCTTGGCGAAGTTTTCACCGATCGCAAAAATCAGCTTCCCCTGGTTATCCCACGCCAGCCCTTCCAGACCGTTGTGCGGATAGTCTGCTTCACTCTCGAGCACCGCGATGTTCTCTTCGACGTCCGCCTTCCCGTCGCCGTCGGTATCCTTGATCCGCAGAATCCGGTCCCGCTCCGCCAGGTACACCCAGCCATCCGGCCCCAGTTCCAGGTCCATCGTCGCGTCGGTCGCGTTGTAGAACACCTGTCGCTTCTGTGCCCGTCCCGCTTTGTCCAGATCGGAAAAGATAAGGATCTCATCGTGCTCCGGACCTTCATAGTCGTCGGGCCGAAAATGCGTATGCGTCGCCACGACCCAGACCCGCCCCTGTTCGTCCACATCCACACCGGTCGGCGTCGACAACTGAGGCTGCTCAGCCACCAGCGACAACGTCACGCCCGGCTGCACCGCTTTCACCTGAGGGGGACGGTCGTCCGCCGGACTTTTGTCCGCAGCGTGAGATGACGAGACCAGCATAGACGTAACTAACAACACAAACAGCGACAGCGATTTCATGATGATCTCTCTTTTGAGGGCAGGGGGTGGGCAGTATCTGCAGGCAGCCATCAACGGCTCCTTATAAGCTAACGCACCGCCCCGCCCGAGGCAACCGATTCTCACCGCCCGGCGGATGATCATCGTCGCACCACTGACGAAACCCGCACTGCGCACCGGGCACACCTGCACTTGCTGCTGAAATTGAACTTGATCAGCCCCCGCCGAAGCGTATTGTAGTTCCCTTCTGGCTCGCGCGCGAGGCACGTCGCCGAGCACCGAAACACGCCCTACCTCTGACCGAAGTTCACCTGCACCTCCGCCGAATTTCACCGTCTGTCTACCGAAACACCCCGCACTACTTCGCCAAGTCCACCTCGCCCAGTTCAGGGCACACCAGGACAAACCCCGGCCGAACAAGGACAAAATCCAGGCCACACCAGGACAAAATCCGGCCACATCGGGACAAAATTCTGTCTTGACCCCCTCACGCCGATGAAGAAGATAACAGCCAACACCCAAGCAAACATCACCACAAACCCACACAGCCCCACCCCGTTTCAAATAACAGATCATGTCAGCCAACAATCCCATAACCAACTCCCCAACCCCAAAAGAAAATTAGCCACCGAGTATCAACACCGGTTGAAACGACTTAGCTATGGCCCATACAAAAACAGAACCAGCACCATCCCATGAGCGGCAAGGCGCTAGCCGCCGGTAACCAGGGTCGACGCTGCATAAACCACCGGTGGCTAGCGCCATTCCGCTCACAGAAACGAAGTCATCAATCCAGTGAGCGGCAAAGCGCCAGCTGCCGGTAACCAGTGTCGACACCGAACACAACACCAGTCACAAAACGTATCCCACCCACTACCAGCTACCCCCAAACCGTTTTCGTGTCTTTCGAGCCTTTCGTGGTAGAAAAAAAACGGGTAAGCCCGAATGCAATTCGGGCCGAGCGCAGCGAGCAGGAAACAGACAGTGTTGCGTCCCTGAATAGAAATCCTGGTTTACAGTCATCCCACCAAATCAGCCACAACCAGATTCACAACTCCCCAACCCCAAAAGAAAATCAGCCGCAGGGCCTTAGCCCCGGTTGAAACGACTTAGCTAAAGCCCATGCAAAAGCAGAGCCACCGCCAGCCCCTGAGCAGCAAGGCACAACCCGCAGGTAAAAACGGTTGACGCTGCATAAACCACCGGTGGCTAGCGCCATTCCGCTCACAGAAACGAAGCCACCAATCCAGTGAGCGGCA
This region includes:
- a CDS encoding PVC-type heme-binding CxxCH protein — its product is MRSAGFVSGATMIIRRAVRIGCLGRGGALAYKEPLMAACRYCPPPALKREIIMKSLSLFVLLVTSMLVSSSHAADKSPADDRPPQVKAVQPGVTLSLVAEQPQLSTPTGVDVDEQGRVWVVATHTHFRPDDYEGPEHDEILIFSDLDKAGRAQKRQVFYNATDATMDLELGPDGWVYLAERDRILRIKDTDGDGKADVEENIAVLESEADYPHNGLEGLAWDNQGKLIFAIGENFAKDWTLTGTDGTKITGAGKGGIFRCTADGKQLKRIAEGFWNPFGICVRADGEIFAAENDPGERPPCRVLHIVEGGDYGYERGYGSEAHHPFVAWNGELRGTLPMIHPSGEAPCGIAPLGRGLLVPSWGDHSVDFFPLTQQGASFTSKPITIVKGGRYFRPSCIAADPRVGAAPRDGASPKENQPVMTWYLCDWVDGRYQAHGYGRVWKLEIDLTKADWVGPLELEPPTKEAKLAADLRSGHATQSVKELLKLAQNEDPFVARAALVALSHKASKWTPAEVMKWSPAERVQAVLALQLAQAESATWIPVFLKDKNADVQFETIRWISDKGLKVYLPDVEQVLAQSDLDYQRFEAAIAAWNTLNGKALDGVRNPEMLLARVKDKQSAPQIRAYALRMLPTQSRSAPKAGQQVVTQFPKGLTLAMLEELLAVNDAELSLEAVRTLSGNPIVSQKILAQLAADPKQDSILRAEAIAGLAPLAEQQVGLMLKLADSSDQVVREEALRCLRSMQLTDAQKKQIKTLAKAHPDSKDAFQAAVNPGALKTDRPALTDTSAWLKAVEGVQGAADVESGRRLFHHSRLTNCAHCHRHSGRGNVVGPDLSSLGDRQDRAWLLRSILEPSREMAPEYQPRTIILTDGRTFTGIRLRSYVKETIRDAHGQNKTFDRDDVEAIVESPVSFMPQGLVHALTDRELRDLIAFLESHSREQTAD